A window of Verrucomicrobiota bacterium genomic DNA:
TGCCGTCGCCGACCGCTTCCATGACGCGTTCGTGCAGGTGGCCGACGAGCAGGAGAATGTCCTCGACTCCGTTTGTGACCAGCATCTTGAGCATGTAGTGGAGGAAGAAGCGGTCGCCCACCGGCATAAGCGGTTTCGGGATCGTCTCAGTCACGGGCCGCAGTCGCGTGCCCAATCCCCCGGCCAGGATGACCGCCTGGCGCGTCACGGCTGTCGCAAGCTCCTCTTGGCCTTGTGCTTGGGGCGAAGTCTGCGGACGGGGGGCTTCTCCTCGAGTGACGCGATGATGGCCCGAGCCGCGACGCGGCACGCCTGGTCGCTCGAATACGAGGCTTTCCAGCCCAGCCTGGTCAGCTTCGACACGTCGAAACGCACCTGCGGCACGTCGCTCTTCCATCCGCGTGCGCCGCCCGTGTAACAGCGCTTGACGTGGCGCAGGCCCATCTCGCTGGTCACGATCGCGGCGATGCGGTCCACGCTTGTCGCACCCGGGCAGCCGAGGTTGAAGACGTTGACGCGTTCGTCGGCGTGGTCGAACCCGTAGAGCATGCCGTCGACGCATTCCTTGACGTAGAGGTACGGCTTGCGTTGCTTGCCGTCGCCCAGGATGCGCAGCTCGGCCGGGTCTTTCTTGAGCCGGGTGATGAAGTCGTGGATGACGCCGTGGGTGGCGTTGTCGCCGACGATGTTGGCGAAGCGATAGATCCACGCCTGCATATCGTAGTTGTGGCAGAACGCCGTGATAAGCCCCTCGCAGGCGAGCTTGCTCGCACCGTAGAACGAGATCGGCGCGAGCGGGCCGTGGTCCTCGCGGATGCGCGTGGTGCCCGTGTCGCCGAAGATGGCCGAACTCGATGCGAACACGAGCTCGCGCACGCCGCGCACGCGCATCGCCTCGAGCACGTTGTACGTGACCAGCGTGCCCTGTTTGAGGTCCCAGTCGGTGTAGCGCTCGCCGTAGCCGATGTCCGAGTTGGCCGCCAAGTGCCAAACGCAGTCCACGCCCGCCATCGAGCGCTTGACGCGGGTGAAATCGAGCAGGTCGGCCTGGATGAACCTGAACTTAGGGTGGCCCAGGAAGGGCGCGAGGTGCTCCCTGCGGCCCAGGCTCAGGTTGTCGTAGACCGTGACCCGGCCGCCGCGTTTCATGAGGCGCTCGACCAGGTTGCTGCCGACGAAACCGGCGCCTCCCGTGACAAGATAGTGCTTCCGCTTTCTCACTCCGGCTGCGCTGCCTCCTCGCTCTGGCAGGTCTGGGGGCGTTCTGTACGCTTACGCCAAGGATGCATGTTAGCGTCGAGCTGGTGTGGAGTCAAACCGTTTCATGCCCCTCCTGATGCTCACCGACAGTCTCTTCCCTGCGCCCCCGGCTGCACAGCAGGGCCGGAGGCGCGGGTCGCCATGGACACGCGAAGAAGGAGGTGGTACAAGAGTGTTGAGACTGCCTACCGGCCGAATAGGCTCCGGGTTGTCTGGGGGTGACGGAAGGGGCGAACTGGATGTCCGGTAGGGCCTGTTTCTTGCTTGTGTGGGGTCAACACGGTTCCGCCGCGGTCTGCGGGTGGACCGAACAGTGTTCCGAAACCCGAGCGTGCAACGCGATGTTGTTAGTTTCGCAGGCAAGTGGATAGAGACCGTATTCAACCGCGATCGGTGAACCTCGGCTGGCCGAGAGAGGAAAGGACAGAGCTTCATAATGGAAGGCATCATCTGCGTCACGTACCGGTGTAATGCGCGCTGCTACATGTGCAATACGTGGAAGTTCCCGACTGACCCCAAGGAGGAAATCGGCCCCGCCGAAGTCGAGAAGCTTCCTGGGGGTCTCTCGTTTGTCAACATCACCGGTGGCGAGCCATTCCTGCGCTCGGACCTTGCCGACATTGTCGCCATTGCCCTGAGGAAGTCAAAGCGGGCCGTGATCTCCACGAACGGGTATTTCACCGAGAGGATTGTCAAACTTGCCGAACGCTTTCCAAACATCGGCGTGCGTATCTCGCTCGAGGGACTGCCCGCGGCCAACGATGAACTGCGCGGCATCAAAGACGGCTTCGACCACGGGCTGCGCACGCTGCTCGAGCTCAAGCACATGGGGCTCAAGGACATCGGCTTCGGCATCACCGTGAGTGACCGCAACGCCCGCGACATGATCGAGCTCTACAAACTCGCCAAGGCGCTCAAGGTCGAGTTTGCCACGGCGGTGACCCACAACGCCTACTACTTCCACAAGTACGACAACGTTTTCCACGACAAAGAGATGATCGCCGAGGAGTTCCGCAAGCTCATTCGCGAGTTTTTCCGCACTAAGCGGTTGAAGAACTGGTACCGGGCGTACTTCAACCACTACCTGATCAACAAGGTCTACGGCGGCAAGCGCCCGCTGCCGTGCGAGGTCGGAACCGACCTGTTCATGCTCGGCCCGCTTGGCGACATCTACGCCTGCAACGGCATCGAGATGTCGATGGGCAACATCCGTGAGAAGACCTTCGAAGAGATCTGGCACAGCGAGGAGGCCGCCAAGGTGCGCGAAGCCGTGCGCACCTGCAAGATGGAGTGCTGGATGATCGGCAGCGCCTCGCCAGCCATGAAGAAGGCGCTGCTCAAGCCGACGCTCTGGATTCTGAAGAACCGCGGACGCTACCTGCGCGGCGAGAAGGTGCCCGTGCCGGCGATGTGCGATGAGCCCGAGAAGGTGCCGGCCGACTGATGCTGGGCTCCAGAGTCAATGGCTGAGACGGCGACCCGCTCTGCGGGTCGCCTCTGCTGTTTCCGGTGGGGCTCAACGGCGGCGGAGTGCAACGCGCCGGGCCAGCGCGGCTTCGAACGCGCGCATGAGCGATTCGTAGTGACGCTCGGGGCTGTGTTCCTGCTCGACGAGGCGCCGACCGGCCAGACCGAGCTGACGCGCGCGGTCGGGATCGGCTGCCAGAGCGTCGAGCTTGCGCGCCAGATCAGCCGCGTCGCCCGGACGGAAGAGCAGACCGTTCTCGCCATCGCGCACGACGACGCGTATTCCCTCGACGTCGGCCCCCACGACGGGCTTACCGCACGCAAAGCTCTCGAGCAGCGCGTTCGGCAGGTTGTCGATGCAGCGCGACGGCATGATGGTGGCCCGGCATGAGCGGATCAAAGCGAACAAGTCTTCGCCATGGCGCGGGCCGAGGAACTCGATCCGGGTGCCGGTACATCGGGCGGCCTGTGCGACGCAACGCTGGGCGTACTCCCCGGAGACTTCCCCGACGATGAACACGCGGCAGCTCGTGTTGCGCATCTGGCTCGCTGCCTCGACGAGAAGGTCAACGCCCTTCTCCCGGGACAGGCGCCCAAAGTACACCAGTGAGCCGTCATCGTGCTCTCCGACTGGTATGCTCGACGCATCGATCGGTGTCAAGGCCATGTGGAGTGTGCGCTGATCGAAGCCGCGCCTCGCGAGCACATCGCGCATGAAGGGATTGGTGCACACGAAGCTGTCGACCCGACGGTAGATGTGTGACAGGTCGTGAAAAAACATCGAGGCGCTCCGGACAGCGGACGCGCCCAACGATCCGCCAACGCATCGGTGCGCAATGCCATGCCAGTACTTGCCCGGGAAGCAGTCCATGCACCGGTCCTTGCTGGAGCGCATGAGCAATGCGTTCGGACAGACGAGATGGAAGTCGTTGACCCGGTGTACCGCGGGCACACCCTCGGCATGTGCGCCGTCAATGATGCTCGGCGAGATGTAGTTCGAGATATTGAGCATGTACACCAGATCGATCTTCTCGCGGCGGATGACCTCGCGCACTCGACCTCTCGCTTGCGGCCAGTAGAACGCCCTCACAACCATGCGCGCGACGTCTTTGAGGCCGATGCGGAATTGCTCGAGACCAGTGGCCTGCGCGCCCGCCGGCGGGTCGAGGAAGTAGTGCGTGTATGGCGAGGGTCTGTTGCGGTCGAATCGGAGTGCCAGCGGAACCACCGTGTGGCCGTGTGACTCCAGGACGGGCGTCAGGTTGAACAGGTAACGCTCCGGCCCCCCCTTCACGAAGTAGTACTTGGTGACGATCAGGATCCGCATGTGTGTCCTCCTTGGGGTCGCGCATGCGTACGCTCAGTGCCGCCAGTCATGTTCGCTTCGATGCAGTAGTAGACAGTGATCTGTCCTCCGATTCTCCTGGCCTGGAGCGCGGCACCGGCGTCCTTTCTGTGATGGACATGAGCCGGAAGCCTATGCCAACTGCAAGTCACGGTCTTGCACGTCGCCCTATCGGCCGCACGCCTTGGCGCACGCGTCGATTTCGGCGGCGCCGACGAGGAGGTCGATGTCCACGTTCATCTCGCGCGTCTCGCCCGGTTTGAGGAACGGGAGCAGGCCGGCCTCGCGCACGACCGAGCGTTCCTTGCACGGCGAGTTGCACGGCTCGATGCCGACGACGTAGTCCATCTGGCCCATCATCTTCCACTGGTTCAGGTACGGCAGCGTGGTCGTGTCCCAGCGCACGCACAGGCCCAGCCCACCGGCCAGCCCCCGGTTGAGCATGGCGGCGCAGGCGATCCCGTTCTTGTCCGGCTTGGCCGTGTGGAGGTAGCAGATCTCCTCGAAGCCGGGTATCGGGTCGCTGAAGCAGTGCCACTTGTCGAGGCTCTGCGCGGCACGCTCGTCGACGGGCTCGGTCTTGCTCACCGTGGCGACAAGCTCGCTTGTTGCGTCCACCAGCGGAAAGCCGGGATTGATGTGGTAGAGGATGGTGAAAGGTGAAGTCTTGTTGCCGACGTTCTCGACGCGGTCGTGGATCGTGAAGCCGCGGCGACCGATCTGCGTGGTGATCGTGCGCACGAGGCGTAGCTTTTCGCCGAAGAGCACAGTGTCGTCAATCGTGCCGGTGATCTCGACGCGGTACTCGTCGCCGTCCCAGCCGGAGCGGTCCTGGACGCGCTGCGCGGGCAGGTTGGTGTAACGGCCGTGGAGGCCGATTTCCTCGTCGACGTCCATGCAGGGCGCGCCGATGTTGGTCAGGCCGCACGTCGTGAGCAGTCCGGCGAAGAAGTTGCGCAGCCAGCCGGCGCCGTGCCGGTCGTAGTAGGCCGGATGAACCTCGCCATTGGCCGTCAGGAAGGCGAGCCCAATCCCGTTGTACGAGGCACGCGAGATGTCGAGGCCGCGGTCGGGCAGCACGGTGCATGTGAACCCCGTGCCCGTATCGACGTCGATGGCGGCGACGCCCTTGCTCTTCCCCTCGTTCAATACGACATGGCGTGTCCCGCCGAGCTGGGCGATGTTGCCGATGCGCTCGCAAAGCTGAGCACGCGTGTATTGTCTACCTCCAATCTTCATGATGGACTCCTCTTCGTCTCGTCGAGTTACAGCATGATCGGCTTGATGCCGGTGAGCGCACAGAAGTCCTCGAGCGCGGCATACAGGTGCGCTCCGTAGCCGAGGACGGCGTATTCGTTGTTCCAGTTCTGGATGAGCGCGTCGATGTCGCAGTGGGCCGTGACGAAGCCGTGCGGCCAGAACGGGATGCCGCACTCCTCGAGGCGCTTCTTGATCCTGTTCGCCGGCGGTTCGAAGATCGAGCAGCGTGTGACCGTCATCTGGAACTGCCCGTCAACGCGGCTCACGCGGCCGAGCACGCCTTCGCCCACTTTGCAGATGAGCTTGACCGAAAGCCCGCCGGCCTCGCCCTCGGTCGGGATGCCGTGCTCGGCAAAACCCGCCGGGCCCAGCTTGCTCGCGAGCGACGGCGGACACGCCCCGTCGCCGATGATCTTGATCTCCTTCTTGGGCTTATCGAAGTGTTGCAGGTCGCCGTAGTAGACCGGCTCGCGGCTCAGCTTGGTGAGGAGCAGCACCGAGAGCGCGGTGTTGAAGTCGCCCAGCGTCGAGGTGCCAACGCCGTCCTCGAGCATCATGCTTTGAGCAAAGCAGCTCGCGCCGTAGTCGTCGCCGAGACCGGGGAACGATTGGATCGTGTAGAAGTCCCAGTTGTTCTTCTTCACGAGCTTCTTGATCGCCAGGTAGAGGCGCATCGAGCGCTCGTTGACCGTGTCGCGCGGCGGCAGCGTGCCGAACAGCTTCCTGATGCGCGGCTCGAGCGCCTTCAGCTCGCGCGGCGTGATCGCCTCGGCGGTCTTGACAAGCTCGGTGGTGTCACGCGAGTCGATGTCGACACCGAACATCCGCATCCACTGGCTTGGGTCGGCGGCGCCGCACGTTTGGCCCATGCCGCGGCCGCCGAAGGCGCCGATCGTCGACATGTTAAGCCACTGCTTGAGGTGCGCGGCCTGGCAGAAGCTCGCGATCCGCGCGACCTCGGCCGGATCGTCCGCCGCGCCGTAGACGTACTTGTGGCGGATGCCGACCTCGTTGAGCGCGCCGCTCAGCACGAGGCTGCCGACGGGCCGCCAGCCCTGCGAGCCCGGATGGCACCAGATGAGCACGCCCTTCCCCGTCATGGCGAAGTCGCGGATGGCGCCGACCATATGCGCGGACCACACCCACGTGCCGGAGAACAGCACGACGCAGTCGATCGCGTCATCGTCCTTCATCCGCTTAAGCGCGTCGCGCGCCTCGGCCTTGGAGGCGACGACGACCTTGTGCTCGACGAGCTTGACGCCGGCATCGCGCAGCGCCTTCTTGGACTTGGCCACAATCGTCTCGTCAATGAACGGCGTGCCCATCGGGTCCTTGAGGCCGTCCTTGTGGATGCCGAACACGATGAAGCCTGCAGTCGGGGTGATCATGTCTGGGTTCTCCTCCCAAGATGACGGCCCTTGGGGGCAAGCCGCCGGTCTGCCCTCGCCCGGGTACGTCCCCGGATTGCCGGGCATCATACGACGAGCCGACACACAGGGCAATGCTGATTCGACGGGCCGACGGCGGGGCCGGGAGACGCCGCTCTCCACTCACGGAAGAGCTTTCAGCGCTGCGATGGAGCGCGAGGCCTCCCGGCCCCGCCAAGAGAGCTACGCAGAGAGTGCGATGACGACTTGGAGAATAACGTTGGTCAGCACGGCGGCGGCGACGTCGTCGGCGACGATGCCCCACCCGCCGGGGAGGCGTTGAAGCTGCCGGATGGGCGGCGGCTTGAGGATGTCGAGGGCACGATGCAGGGCAAAACCGAGCACATACCAGTGCCAGACAAGTGGAACCAGGAAGAGGGCGACGGGCATGGTCACCAGCTCATCGAGGACAATCTGCGGCGGATCGGGCCGGCCAAGACGCTTGCAGGCTCGGTCCGTGACAAAGACGGCGCCAAGGATCAGCGCCGTCAGCACAGCGGCCTCGATCGCCACGGACGGCTCCATCCACCGCAGCAGTGCGGCCACAGCGGCGCCCACAACCGCCCCATACGTGCCCGGCGCACCGCGCAGGGAGCCGACACCGAACACCGTCGCCAGAATGACGGCCGGACTGAGACCGCGCATGGGCTGCCGCCTAGAGCGAGTGGACCTGACCTCGGAGCACATCGACAACGGCCGCGATCTGGTCCTCTTGCAGCTCGGCGTACAGCGGCAGAGACAGACAGCGCTGGGCCAGCCGCTCGGCGTTGGGGAAGTCGCCCTCCCTGTGGCCGAGGGGAGCATAGGCGCCCTGCAGGTGCACGGGGACCGGGTAATGGATGCCCGCGCCGACGCCGGCCGCCTGGAGGCCCTTGAGCACACGGTCGCGCTCGGGCACCTGGACGACATAGAGGTGGTAGACGTGCGTCGTGTACGGCATGCTGCGCGGTGTGATCACCAGCGGTTCGGAGGCGAGCAGGTCGGTATAGATGCGGGCGCACTGGCGGCGCGCCTCGTTCCAGCGCGCGAGGTGCTTGAGCTTCACGTTGAGTACGGCGGCCTGGATTGTGTCGAGCCGGCTGTTGAAGCCGATCGTCGGATGGTGGTACTTGACCACCGAGCCCCAGTTGCGCAGCAGGCGCAGCTTATCGGCGAGCTCGTCGTCGTTGGTGACGATGATGCCGCCGTCGCCGTAGGCGCCAAGGTTCTTGCCCGGGTAGAAGCTGAAGCAGCCCACCGTGCCCATGGCGCCGGCCGAGCGGCCCTTGTACTCGGCGCCATGGGCCTGCGCGGCATCCTCGATCACGACAAGCCCCTTGCGGTGCGCCAGCTCGAGGATCGGGTCCATGTCGGCGCACTGGCCGTAGAGATGCACGGGCATGATAGCCTTCGTCCGCTCTGTGACCGCGGCGCGGAGCTGGTTCACGTCGATCTCGTAGCCTTCCGGCTCGCAGTCGACGAGCACCGGCTTGGCGCCGGCCAGCGTGATGGCGAGCACCGTGGCGATGAACGTGTTGGCCACCGTGATCACCTCGTCGCCCGGCCCGACGCCGGCCGCCCGAAGCGCCAGGTGCAACGCCTCAGTGCCCGACGAGACGCCGATGCCGTGCCGTACGCCGACAAATCGGGCGAACGAGCTCTCGAACGTCGCCACCTCGTCGCCGAGGATGAAGTTGCACTTGTCAAGCACGGCCTGGATCGCCGCGTCGATCTCGCCCTTCAGGCTCTTGTACTGCGCGCGCAGGTCAACGAGCGGTATGTTCATCGGTTACTCCCTGTCTCCGTTCGTGTGTCCTTGACACATGTGTCGCGATGCGGCGCCGTCATCGTCTGAGACCGAGGCCGAGCATGAAGATGGGCCTCAGGATGCTCCACCAGCCGGTGACCGGGCGCATCTTGGTATAGCCGAGCGCCTTGGGCGGATAGATCTTGGTGGCCGGGACCTCGCCGACCTTGTAGCCCAGTCGCACGGCCTTGAAGAAAATGTACGGCTCGAGCTCGTACTTGTCCAGCCATGGCTGATCGAGGCGGATGTGCGGGTCGTCGAAGAGCGACGTGCGGAATGCGCGGAAGCCATTCGTCGTGTCGGTAAACCGTCGCCCCACGACGAGACTGAACAGGAACGGGTGCAGGCGCGTCGCCAGCCGCCGATACAGCGGCGTGTTGCCCGCCAGGCCGCCCTTGAGCCAGCGCGAACCCTGCACGAAGTGGTAGCCGGCCTTGAGGATCGGATCAAGTAGACGCGGGATCTCATTGGGGCAGTCCTTGTCGTTGCCGGCCATGACTGTGACGATGCCATAGCCGCGCTTGCGCGCATAGTGGATGCCCTGGCGGATCGAGTTGCCGGCGCCCGTCGGGTGCGGGTTCGAGATCACGGTGGCGCCGGCGGCGCGGGCCTCATCCGGTGTGCTGTCCGTCGAGCCGTCATTGACCACGAGCACCTCGTGCACGACGTCGCGCGGCACCTTGCGCACCACGTTGCCGATCTTACCGCGTTCGTTGTACGCGGGGATAACGGCGAGCACGCGCATGGGCGGGTCAGTCCTCCCTGCGCGGGTAGGGCGGCTCAGTCAGCCCGTACTTGGGCTCGAGGTCGTAGATCGACTTGACCACGCGGGCCGGTGAGCCGTAGGCGACCATGTTGGGCGGCACGTCCTTGGTTACAGCGCTGCCGCCGCCGATGAGCGCGTTCTCGCCGATGGTGATGTATGGCATCAGCGTCACGTTGACGCCGAGGCGCGCGCCGCGCTTGATCGTTGGGCCGCGCATGATCTCGGTGTGGATCGGGAACGGGTCGTTGGCGACGATGACGCCGGGCGCCATGAACACGTCATCCTCGATCGTGGTGAACTGAGCAATGTAGCAGCCGCAGTGGATCTTGACGTTCGACCCGATGACGCAGCCGTAGTCGACCGTCGAGTTGTTCCAGATCTGGAAGTGGTCGCCGATGCGGTTCTCCTCGCGGATCACCACGTTGTGGCCTGTCTGCAGGCCGGCGCCGATGGTGGTGCCACCGTAGAGCACCGTGCCCGAGCGCAGCACCGCGCCCGGACCGAGCAGGAGGCGGAAGTCGGCGATCCGCCGGCCGGTCTTGTAGCCGACGATGGCGCTGGGGTGGATGTCGCAGCCTTCGCCGACCTCGACGAGCTCGGCGGCAACCATGTGCGCCCGGTCAACCATGGCGCGCACCGCGGCCGGCGTTCCTGGCAGCGCCTGGCTCGGCTCCCACCGCGGCCAGCTCCGCGGCTGCCGCCTCGGCCATCGAGTGCTGCACCATCTCGAGCGTGCGGACCACGCCGGTCGAGAACGCGCCGTCGCTCAGATCGATGCGGCGTTTGGCGACGCAGTCGAGGAAGTAGGTGGCCTGGGTGCGCAACGGCTCGCCCATCTTGATCTTGGGGATGAGGATGTCGCTGTCGTGGAGCATCATCTTGAACTCGGCGAAGTCCGTGTAGTAGTTCTCCTTAATGACGCCCTTGTTGTAGAGCCGGATCGGCTCGGCCGGATCCATGTCGTTGAAGATCGCCATCTTCTTGTCGCCCACCACCGTGATCGTTCTCACCTTGCGCGGGTTGAGCCAGCTCACGTGGATGTTGGCGAGCACGTCGTGCGGATAGCTCAACGAGATGAACGCGAGGTCTTCGATCCCTTTCTGGAGAAAGTCCTTGCCGCGCGCCACCGCCGAGACCGGGTGCGACGCCAGCAGGTAGGAGCAGATCGAGATGTCGTGGCTCGCCAGGTCGTAGACGGCGTTGACGTCGCTGCGGATCGGCCCCAGGTTGGTTCGCTCGGAGTGGATGTAATGGATGCGGCCCAGCTCGCCGCTTGTGACGTACTCGCGCAGGGCGCGCACGCCGGCGTTGAACAGAAAGACGTGGCCGCACATGAGGATACGGCCGTTGGCCTTGGCCAGCTCCGTGAGCTCGGCCGACTCGGCCGACGTGAGCGTCAGCGGCTTCTCGCACAGCACATCCTTGCCTGCTTCGAGCGCTTCCTTGACGATGGCGTAGTGCGTTGCCGTCGGCGTGGCGACCACCACCGCGTTGACCTCGTCGCGGCCGAGCAGACCGCGATAGTCCTTCGTCGTCTCGACGGCGGGGAAGGCGCTCTTGATGGCGCCGAGGCGGGACTCGCTCAGGTCGGCGACGCCGACCACGGTCGTCCCGCCCAGTTGTGTGAAGTTCCGGACGTGGTTCGGCCCCCACTGGCCGCAGCCGATAACGGCGACACCGATCATTGTGCCTTCCC
This region includes:
- a CDS encoding aldose 1-epimerase family protein is translated as MKIGGRQYTRAQLCERIGNIAQLGGTRHVVLNEGKSKGVAAIDVDTGTGFTCTVLPDRGLDISRASYNGIGLAFLTANGEVHPAYYDRHGAGWLRNFFAGLLTTCGLTNIGAPCMDVDEEIGLHGRYTNLPAQRVQDRSGWDGDEYRVEITGTIDDTVLFGEKLRLVRTITTQIGRRGFTIHDRVENVGNKTSPFTILYHINPGFPLVDATSELVATVSKTEPVDERAAQSLDKWHCFSDPIPGFEEICYLHTAKPDKNGIACAAMLNRGLAGGLGLCVRWDTTTLPYLNQWKMMGQMDYVVGIEPCNSPCKERSVVREAGLLPFLKPGETREMNVDIDLLVGAAEIDACAKACGR
- a CDS encoding radical SAM protein encodes the protein MEGIICVTYRCNARCYMCNTWKFPTDPKEEIGPAEVEKLPGGLSFVNITGGEPFLRSDLADIVAIALRKSKRAVISTNGYFTERIVKLAERFPNIGVRISLEGLPAANDELRGIKDGFDHGLRTLLELKHMGLKDIGFGITVSDRNARDMIELYKLAKALKVEFATAVTHNAYYFHKYDNVFHDKEMIAEEFRKLIREFFRTKRLKNWYRAYFNHYLINKVYGGKRPLPCEVGTDLFMLGPLGDIYACNGIEMSMGNIREKTFEEIWHSEEAAKVREAVRTCKMECWMIGSASPAMKKALLKPTLWILKNRGRYLRGEKVPVPAMCDEPEKVPAD
- a CDS encoding Gfo/Idh/MocA family oxidoreductase — encoded protein: MIGVAVIGCGQWGPNHVRNFTQLGGTTVVGVADLSESRLGAIKSAFPAVETTKDYRGLLGRDEVNAVVVATPTATHYAIVKEALEAGKDVLCEKPLTLTSAESAELTELAKANGRILMCGHVFLFNAGVRALREYVTSGELGRIHYIHSERTNLGPIRSDVNAVYDLASHDISICSYLLASHPVSAVARGKDFLQKGIEDLAFISLSYPHDVLANIHVSWLNPRKVRTITVVGDKKMAIFNDMDPAEPIRLYNKGVIKENYYTDFAEFKMMLHDSDILIPKIKMGEPLRTQATYFLDCVAKRRIDLSDGAFSTGVVRTLEMVQHSMAEAAAAELAAVGAEPGAARNAGRGARHG
- a CDS encoding DegT/DnrJ/EryC1/StrS family aminotransferase; amino-acid sequence: MNIPLVDLRAQYKSLKGEIDAAIQAVLDKCNFILGDEVATFESSFARFVGVRHGIGVSSGTEALHLALRAAGVGPGDEVITVANTFIATVLAITLAGAKPVLVDCEPEGYEIDVNQLRAAVTERTKAIMPVHLYGQCADMDPILELAHRKGLVVIEDAAQAHGAEYKGRSAGAMGTVGCFSFYPGKNLGAYGDGGIIVTNDDELADKLRLLRNWGSVVKYHHPTIGFNSRLDTIQAAVLNVKLKHLARWNEARRQCARIYTDLLASEPLVITPRSMPYTTHVYHLYVVQVPERDRVLKGLQAAGVGAGIHYPVPVHLQGAYAPLGHREGDFPNAERLAQRCLSLPLYAELQEDQIAAVVDVLRGQVHSL
- a CDS encoding phosphatidylglycerophosphatase A; amino-acid sequence: MRGLSPAVILATVFGVGSLRGAPGTYGAVVGAAVAALLRWMEPSVAIEAAVLTALILGAVFVTDRACKRLGRPDPPQIVLDELVTMPVALFLVPLVWHWYVLGFALHRALDILKPPPIRQLQRLPGGWGIVADDVAAAVLTNVILQVVIALSA
- a CDS encoding NAD-dependent epimerase/dehydratase family protein is translated as MRKRKHYLVTGGAGFVGSNLVERLMKRGGRVTVYDNLSLGRREHLAPFLGHPKFRFIQADLLDFTRVKRSMAGVDCVWHLAANSDIGYGERYTDWDLKQGTLVTYNVLEAMRVRGVRELVFASSSAIFGDTGTTRIREDHGPLAPISFYGASKLACEGLITAFCHNYDMQAWIYRFANIVGDNATHGVIHDFITRLKKDPAELRILGDGKQRKPYLYVKECVDGMLYGFDHADERVNVFNLGCPGATSVDRIAAIVTSEMGLRHVKRCYTGGARGWKSDVPQVRFDVSKLTRLGWKASYSSDQACRVAARAIIASLEEKPPVRRLRPKHKAKRSLRQP
- a CDS encoding glycosyltransferase family 2 protein; this translates as MRVLAVIPAYNERGKIGNVVRKVPRDVVHEVLVVNDGSTDSTPDEARAAGATVISNPHPTGAGNSIRQGIHYARKRGYGIVTVMAGNDKDCPNEIPRLLDPILKAGYHFVQGSRWLKGGLAGNTPLYRRLATRLHPFLFSLVVGRRFTDTTNGFRAFRTSLFDDPHIRLDQPWLDKYELEPYIFFKAVRLGYKVGEVPATKIYPPKALGYTKMRPVTGWWSILRPIFMLGLGLRR
- a CDS encoding N-acetyltransferase, coding for MVAAELVEVGEGCDIHPSAIVGYKTGRRIADFRLLLGPGAVLRSGTVLYGGTTIGAGLQTGHNVVIREENRIGDHFQIWNNSTVDYGCVIGSNVKIHCGCYIAQFTTIEDDVFMAPGVIVANDPFPIHTEIMRGPTIKRGARLGVNVTLMPYITIGENALIGGGSAVTKDVPPNMVAYGSPARVVKSIYDLEPKYGLTEPPYPRRED
- a CDS encoding glycosyltransferase family 4 protein, whose translation is MRILIVTKYYFVKGGPERYLFNLTPVLESHGHTVVPLALRFDRNRPSPYTHYFLDPPAGAQATGLEQFRIGLKDVARMVVRAFYWPQARGRVREVIRREKIDLVYMLNISNYISPSIIDGAHAEGVPAVHRVNDFHLVCPNALLMRSSKDRCMDCFPGKYWHGIAHRCVGGSLGASAVRSASMFFHDLSHIYRRVDSFVCTNPFMRDVLARRGFDQRTLHMALTPIDASSIPVGEHDDGSLVYFGRLSREKGVDLLVEAASQMRNTSCRVFIVGEVSGEYAQRCVAQAARCTGTRIEFLGPRHGEDLFALIRSCRATIMPSRCIDNLPNALLESFACGKPVVGADVEGIRVVVRDGENGLLFRPGDAADLARKLDALAADPDRARQLGLAGRRLVEQEHSPERHYESLMRAFEAALARRVALRRR